From Pseudocalidococcus azoricus BACA0444, the proteins below share one genomic window:
- a CDS encoding RuvC family protein, with protein sequence MNLAAVDPGLSGGLAILHGGNVIAKPLPIAGKDLDLATLAQWLKESNPGLVVVEKVHSMPGQGVASMFTFGKGFGAILGIAAALNISVELVTPQAWKKVVLAGSQKDKNAAIDYCRRAFPQVSLLPGPRCRKPHDGMADALCLLEYGRRVFSETR encoded by the coding sequence GTGAATCTAGCGGCAGTTGATCCAGGCCTGTCAGGAGGTCTGGCTATCCTCCACGGCGGGAACGTCATCGCGAAACCCCTACCTATTGCCGGGAAGGATTTAGATTTGGCTACCCTGGCCCAATGGCTTAAGGAATCAAACCCAGGCCTGGTAGTGGTAGAAAAAGTTCACTCCATGCCAGGCCAAGGTGTTGCGAGTATGTTCACCTTTGGTAAAGGCTTTGGAGCCATCCTGGGAATCGCCGCCGCCCTGAATATCTCGGTTGAACTGGTTACGCCCCAGGCCTGGAAGAAAGTCGTCTTGGCGGGTAGCCAAAAAGACAAAAATGCCGCCATTGACTATTGTCGTAGAGCGTTCCCCCAGGTGTCGTTACTCCCAGGCCCACGGTGTCGCAAGCCCCATGACGGGATGGCTGATGCGCTGTGTTTACTGGAATATGGACGGCGTGTTTTTAGTGAAACGAGGTAA
- a CDS encoding lipid-A-disaccharide synthase-related protein, whose protein sequence is MIRLLCLSNGHGEDLNTGLIIDALQKVASEIDVLAMPIAGAGTAYKNRQIPIIGPTQTMPSGGIFYMNPLFFLRDVFSGLILLTWQQLQATLKIAPTCDLILATGDIVVLGLAWLTGRPFCGFIVSTSSYYEGHLKIPALAWACLRSRRCQAVYTRDAFTAQELQGKGITKAKFLGYPIMDAIQPQGLVVTPKDQANSPPLIALFPGSRVPEAAHNLKQLLSLCFGVGSMTPAQFLVALVAVLTPQMLEEISQLEGWHLQLDLKNPHHLRLSKSNVTVHCYYQAFADILQSCDLVWGMAGTAVEQAVGLGKPVLQIPGPGPQFTYRFAEAQNRLLGSSVQTLAPNLDRDEQIQQVGAWVKATWNNPTYLQACQVNGRERVGHSGGSQAIARDLLQQLES, encoded by the coding sequence ATGATCCGTTTGTTGTGCTTGAGTAATGGTCACGGTGAAGACTTGAACACCGGCTTGATTATTGATGCGCTCCAGAAAGTGGCTTCCGAAATTGACGTGTTAGCCATGCCCATCGCCGGAGCTGGAACAGCCTATAAAAATCGGCAAATTCCGATCATTGGCCCAACCCAAACCATGCCATCGGGCGGAATTTTTTATATGAATCCGCTCTTTTTCCTGCGAGATGTTTTTTCAGGTTTAATCCTCCTGACTTGGCAACAACTCCAGGCCACGTTAAAAATTGCACCTACTTGCGACTTGATTTTAGCGACGGGGGATATTGTGGTCTTGGGCTTGGCCTGGTTAACGGGGCGACCCTTTTGTGGGTTTATTGTCTCAACCTCTAGCTATTATGAAGGACATCTAAAAATTCCCGCCTTGGCCTGGGCCTGCTTGCGTTCTCGGCGTTGTCAAGCTGTTTATACCCGTGATGCCTTTACCGCTCAGGAATTACAAGGCAAAGGAATTACCAAAGCTAAATTCTTGGGGTATCCGATTATGGATGCAATTCAACCCCAGGGCCTGGTTGTTACCCCGAAGGATCAGGCCAACAGTCCACCCCTGATTGCCCTCTTTCCGGGCAGTCGTGTCCCCGAAGCGGCTCATAATTTGAAACAACTATTGAGTTTATGTTTTGGTGTGGGCAGCATGACTCCGGCGCAGTTTCTAGTCGCTCTAGTTGCCGTACTAACCCCGCAAATGCTGGAGGAGATCAGTCAACTTGAAGGATGGCATCTACAGTTGGATCTCAAGAATCCCCACCATCTGCGACTCTCTAAAAGCAACGTCACGGTTCATTGCTACTACCAGGCCTTTGCCGATATTCTCCAATCCTGTGATCTCGTCTGGGGGATGGCGGGGACAGCCGTTGAACAAGCCGTTGGCCTGGGGAAACCTGTGTTACAAATTCCTGGGCCTGGGCCGCAATTCACTTATCGCTTTGCTGAGGCTCAAAACCGACTTCTTGGCTCCTCCGTCCAAACCCTAGCTCCGAATTTAGATCGGGATGAGCAAATTCAGCAGGTTGGGGCCTGGGTCAAAGCAACCTGGAATAACCCCACCTATCTCCAGGCCTGTCAGGTGAATGGGCGAGAACGAGTTGGTCACTCTGGGGGGTCTCAGGCCATCGCTCGAGATTTACTGCAACAATTAGAAAGCTAG
- a CDS encoding MT-A70 family methyltransferase, whose protein sequence is MTKYSCIIADPPWAYSNRQNGAAAKHYPTMTAAQIKALPVSKLAERDCVLLLWATNPCLPNALDVIQAWGFTYKTAFPWIKLQNAESETLVYGTGYWIRGCSELILIASRGNAQAPRSSDLGILCSERFKHSRKPESLHDYAERNLPGPYLELFARETRPGWDSFGNELGSKSVSMPPNQGWQETKLIKGNRYKYRCWRDEQGRKRSKYLGKVQQEATA, encoded by the coding sequence ATGACTAAGTACAGTTGCATCATTGCGGATCCTCCCTGGGCTTACAGCAACCGTCAAAATGGGGCGGCGGCAAAGCATTACCCCACGATGACGGCAGCGCAGATCAAAGCCTTGCCTGTTAGCAAGTTGGCAGAGAGAGACTGTGTTCTACTGCTATGGGCAACCAACCCATGTTTACCCAATGCCCTAGATGTCATCCAGGCCTGGGGATTCACTTACAAAACTGCATTCCCTTGGATCAAGCTCCAAAATGCTGAGAGTGAGACTTTAGTCTATGGGACTGGTTATTGGATTAGAGGATGCAGTGAGTTGATCCTGATTGCATCCAGGGGCAATGCTCAAGCTCCCCGCAGTTCAGACCTGGGGATTCTATGCAGCGAGCGGTTTAAGCATAGTCGCAAACCTGAATCACTCCATGACTATGCAGAGCGGAATTTACCAGGCCCTTACTTAGAACTGTTTGCCAGGGAGACACGGCCGGGATGGGACAGCTTTGGCAACGAGTTAGGGAGCAAGTCTGTATCAATGCCACCTAACCAAGGATGGCAAGAAACCAAGCTCATCAAAGGCAACCGCTATAAATACCGATGTTGGCGGGATGAGCAAGGGCGTAAGCGTTCAAAGTATCTCGGAAAAGTTCAACAGGAGGCTACCGCATGA
- a CDS encoding Photosystem I reaction center subunit III: MHRLFALVLVLCLWIGFTPIASADVAGLVPCKDSPAFQKRAATARNTTADPTSGQQRFERYSQALCGEDGLPHLIVDGRLDRAGDFLIPSALFLYIAGWIGWVGRAYLIAARKSGEATQKEIVIDVPLAIKCMLPGVLWPLLSVKELLSGELTAADSDITVSPR; this comes from the coding sequence ATGCACCGATTGTTTGCCCTTGTGCTGGTTCTTTGCCTCTGGATTGGCTTTACTCCGATTGCGTCTGCTGATGTCGCTGGTTTAGTGCCGTGCAAAGATTCACCGGCCTTCCAAAAGCGGGCCGCGACTGCTCGCAACACCACCGCTGATCCCACCTCTGGGCAGCAACGTTTTGAACGCTATAGCCAGGCCCTCTGTGGCGAAGACGGCTTACCCCATTTAATCGTTGATGGTCGGTTAGATCGGGCGGGTGACTTTTTAATTCCCAGTGCTCTGTTCTTGTATATTGCCGGTTGGATTGGCTGGGTTGGACGAGCTTATCTGATCGCCGCCCGGAAGAGTGGAGAAGCAACTCAAAAAGAAATCGTCATTGATGTCCCTTTAGCAATCAAATGTATGTTACCCGGCGTTCTCTGGCCCCTCTTGTCCGTCAAAGAACTCTTATCTGGGGAACTAACTGCAGCTGACAGCGACATTACGGTTTCTCCGCGTTAA
- a CDS encoding helix-turn-helix domain-containing protein, translating into MSLYCCLDEILKSRRISMKSLAAKTKLAYSTVFRICKNDFERIEVHSIDVICQALDLVPGDWLRWRSDKPGEVKLVDGMSGARVMAMLQTIPLTTAIYRHSRNLKDQESRHIQIAKSIDTHLRGLLAEERQVIEQENIETLRNTTNFLLDVIANYSGDTAADEARNTVNAQLKERGIPLALERPDFSLLEDLENEE; encoded by the coding sequence ATGAGCCTTTATTGCTGTTTGGATGAAATTCTGAAAAGCCGCCGGATATCCATGAAATCCTTAGCCGCTAAGACAAAGCTTGCCTATAGCACTGTGTTTAGAATTTGCAAAAATGATTTTGAACGCATCGAAGTTCATTCCATCGATGTCATTTGCCAGGCCCTCGACTTAGTGCCGGGTGACTGGCTCCGATGGAGGAGTGACAAACCCGGTGAAGTGAAATTAGTAGATGGGATGTCGGGGGCGCGGGTCATGGCCATGCTCCAAACTATCCCCCTCACCACTGCGATTTATCGCCACAGTCGCAACCTCAAGGATCAAGAATCCCGGCATATCCAAATCGCCAAGAGTATAGACACCCATCTCCGGGGATTGCTGGCAGAAGAACGCCAAGTCATTGAGCAGGAAAATATCGAGACATTGCGGAATACAACCAACTTTCTTTTGGATGTCATCGCAAATTATTCCGGGGATACTGCCGCCGATGAAGCTCGGAATACCGTTAACGCTCAACTAAAAGAGCGTGGTATTCCCCTCGCTTTAGAACGTCCCGACTTTAGCCTGTTAGAGGATTTGGAAAATGAAGAATAA
- a CDS encoding phBC6A51 family helix-turn-helix protein, which yields MNKLISLQQTQAATLLAQGQSNAAVAREIGCDRSTIIRWKKDPDFMAVVDAELQALQKDCKRVLRSYALDAANRLGELISEDECPYHVQLAASKEVLDRVKGMEPQAPTQGVDPQRYQALLNEYSELAEQLFLSKWENIGHHFVQLGFVESIQEYMAWSEAQKAIYAIILDIEKQRLEGAESTAVDPDLAAWYQEARIKETPEFTLAWMEAERDRWYEKLVTKMTLDVDFEQVEE from the coding sequence ATGAACAAACTAATTTCCCTCCAACAAACCCAGGCTGCAACCCTTTTGGCTCAAGGCCAATCCAATGCAGCTGTAGCACGGGAAATCGGCTGCGACCGAAGCACAATTATTCGATGGAAAAAAGACCCTGATTTTATGGCGGTTGTAGATGCTGAACTCCAGGCACTGCAAAAAGATTGCAAGCGAGTATTACGAAGCTACGCCCTAGATGCCGCCAATCGGCTTGGTGAACTAATCAGTGAGGATGAGTGCCCGTATCACGTTCAACTAGCAGCTTCTAAAGAGGTGCTAGACCGGGTTAAGGGAATGGAACCACAAGCACCCACCCAAGGCGTTGATCCACAACGATATCAAGCTTTGTTGAATGAGTATTCTGAACTCGCTGAGCAACTTTTCCTATCCAAATGGGAAAATATTGGGCATCATTTTGTCCAGCTTGGATTTGTTGAATCTATTCAGGAATACATGGCCTGGTCGGAGGCCCAAAAAGCAATCTATGCGATCATTCTTGATATTGAAAAACAACGGCTAGAGGGCGCAGAATCCACCGCAGTTGACCCAGATTTAGCAGCCTGGTATCAAGAAGCCAGAATCAAAGAAACCCCAGAATTTACCTTGGCCTGGATGGAGGCGGAACGGGATAGGTGGTATGAGAAACTAGTTACAAAAATGACCCTGGATGTCGATTTTGAGCAAGTCGAGGAATAA
- a CDS encoding SWIM zinc finger family protein has translation MTTKSATNLIYTAANAARILGKRFSGLNIQVWFNCVYVHAKGQFSRFISKASFKQMFVDFRKAGAKALTVTANLFVPNTFKVRNETKDTAYDVLIIEKHITCGCEDYNHQFEAMGKGVCKHGYAVLNHLGYNSLAAYING, from the coding sequence ATGACCACCAAATCTGCTACCAACCTCATCTACACCGCCGCCAATGCTGCCCGCATCTTGGGCAAACGGTTTTCTGGGTTGAACATCCAAGTCTGGTTTAACTGCGTTTACGTCCACGCTAAAGGGCAATTCTCCCGCTTCATTTCTAAAGCATCCTTTAAGCAAATGTTTGTAGATTTCCGCAAAGCTGGGGCCAAAGCCTTAACCGTCACCGCTAACTTATTCGTTCCTAACACTTTCAAAGTTCGCAATGAAACTAAAGACACTGCCTACGATGTCTTGATTATTGAAAAGCACATCACCTGTGGCTGTGAAGATTACAACCATCAATTTGAAGCAATGGGGAAAGGGGTTTGTAAGCATGGCTACGCTGTCCTAAACCATCTCGGTTATAACTCCTTAGCGGCTTACATCAATGGCTAA
- a CDS encoding Rad52/Rad22 family DNA repair protein, translating into MNATVATAPIHARVAYISEPKPSKYGDGYYCSILFRDLSKSDDDESGKIWKNLDTNAACDYLIDDIVALHPETDDKGKTHHRIELIQQATGEAQPGPKPIAVKNHPVNAVISTEPNPEPPSKPGEWSLKQIQSALSRPLPQALLASKKMGGRDITYIPWYQVNRILDKYCPGWTWQIVRMELTSKQLFMVGELAVHTRDGLVVRSASGREDLDCSSYGDPSSNAESMAFRRCAAKFGLGLYLYDK; encoded by the coding sequence ATGAACGCAACCGTAGCCACCGCCCCGATTCACGCCCGTGTAGCTTATATTTCTGAGCCTAAGCCATCAAAATATGGCGATGGCTATTATTGCAGCATTTTGTTTAGAGACCTATCCAAATCTGATGATGATGAATCAGGGAAAATTTGGAAAAATCTGGATACTAACGCCGCCTGTGATTACCTGATTGATGACATAGTGGCTCTCCATCCAGAGACCGATGACAAAGGCAAAACTCATCACCGCATTGAGCTAATCCAACAAGCCACTGGAGAGGCCCAGCCAGGCCCTAAGCCCATAGCGGTAAAGAATCATCCCGTTAACGCTGTCATCTCTACAGAGCCCAACCCAGAGCCGCCATCTAAGCCTGGTGAATGGAGTCTCAAACAAATCCAATCTGCATTGTCCCGCCCATTGCCCCAGGCTTTACTGGCATCTAAAAAAATGGGAGGTCGTGACATTACCTATATCCCTTGGTATCAAGTCAATCGGATTCTTGATAAATACTGCCCCGGTTGGACTTGGCAGATTGTCCGCATGGAGTTGACCAGCAAGCAATTATTTATGGTCGGTGAGTTGGCAGTCCACACCCGTGATGGCCTGGTCGTGCGCTCTGCCAGTGGCCGTGAGGATTTGGATTGTTCTAGCTATGGTGACCCATCCAGTAACGCAGAATCTATGGCCTTTAGACGCTGTGCTGCCAAGTTTGGCCTGGGTTTGTACTTGTACGACAAATAA
- a CDS encoding tyrosine-type recombinase/integrase, with translation MKNKRGSVSVGVRSQLLRLRWRYQEREFHLSLGMPDTPLNRSISRRRASEIEQDIHLGQFDSTLKKYRPQSHKGTLTTVQLFEQFTATREGLASPQAIKSRYYPLLNNLKRFGQDITSETQARSFVDMLRSRQSALIANQNLSLLKSFGDWAIKSEQWETNHFANIERLKATRTINPKRLPFTREETRKLLDAARLHPRWHGYHDFVMTLLYLGLRPSEAIGLRWQHLNWQQKTITICESLSRSPSGRRAKPTKNNKTRVIDLHLDLLAMFQGRLSGGRPPQELIFTTATGQPIDDHNFCQRTWKDLCKAAGIPYRVPYAARHSLGSHLLENGASIPQVAEILGNNPETTARYYAHAINRPQMPGF, from the coding sequence ATGAAGAATAAAAGGGGTTCTGTCTCAGTTGGGGTTCGGTCTCAGTTGCTCCGGTTGCGGTGGCGTTATCAGGAAAGGGAATTTCACTTATCCCTAGGGATGCCTGATACACCACTAAATCGCAGTATTTCCCGCCGCAGGGCAAGCGAAATTGAGCAGGACATTCACCTGGGACAGTTTGACTCAACTCTGAAAAAATACCGCCCCCAGTCCCACAAAGGAACCCTAACCACCGTGCAACTGTTTGAGCAGTTCACCGCAACCCGTGAAGGTTTGGCATCCCCCCAAGCCATCAAAAGCCGCTATTATCCGTTGCTGAATAACCTAAAACGGTTTGGGCAGGACATCACCAGCGAAACCCAGGCCAGGTCTTTTGTGGATATGCTCCGGTCTCGACAATCTGCACTCATCGCCAATCAAAACCTCTCACTCTTAAAGAGTTTCGGGGATTGGGCTATCAAATCAGAACAATGGGAAACGAATCACTTTGCCAACATTGAACGGCTAAAAGCCACCCGTACCATTAACCCTAAGCGGTTGCCATTCACCAGAGAAGAAACCCGCAAGCTTTTAGACGCTGCACGACTGCATCCCCGCTGGCATGGCTACCACGATTTTGTGATGACATTGCTTTACTTGGGGTTGCGCCCATCTGAAGCTATCGGGCTGAGATGGCAACACCTCAACTGGCAACAAAAGACAATCACGATCTGCGAAAGTCTGAGCCGTTCACCCTCTGGCCGCCGGGCAAAACCAACTAAAAACAACAAAACCAGAGTCATTGATTTGCATCTCGATTTGTTGGCTATGTTCCAGGGCCGGCTCTCCGGTGGCAGGCCACCCCAGGAACTCATCTTTACCACTGCCACAGGCCAACCGATTGACGATCACAACTTTTGCCAACGAACTTGGAAAGACCTCTGTAAAGCGGCTGGTATTCCCTACCGAGTTCCCTACGCAGCCCGTCATAGCCTGGGGAGTCATTTACTAGAAAATGGAGCATCCATCCCGCAAGTTGCAGAAATTCTGGGGAACAATCCCGAAACCACAGCCCGGTATTATGCCCATGCCATTAACCGCCCTCAGATGCCAGGTTTTTGA
- the tsaD gene encoding tRNA (adenosine(37)-N6)-threonylcarbamoyltransferase complex transferase subunit TsaD — MAIILGIETSCDETAAAVVNNRYILSNVVASQVLAHQPYGGVVPEVASRCHLETINLVIEEALNKAGLTWAELDGIGVTCAPGLVGSLLIGVMAAKTLALVHHKPLIGVHHLEGHIYASYLANPGLEPPFLCLLVSGGHTSLIHVQACGKYEILGQTRDDAAGEAFDKVARLLQLGYPGGPAMDRAAKEGNPHAFVLPEGNVSTPEGKIHPYDTSFSGLKTAMARLITKLQADKGSLPTADLAASFQATVARALTKRVIKAALDRGLGHIVIGGGVAANSELRRQLMAATTAHGLDVTFPPLALCTDNAAMIAAAGAEHYQNNQVSGVNLATHSRLALTQVNSLYSASRSG; from the coding sequence ATGGCGATTATTTTAGGAATTGAAACGAGTTGTGATGAAACTGCGGCGGCTGTCGTAAACAATCGTTACATTCTCAGCAATGTCGTGGCCTCCCAAGTTCTCGCCCACCAACCCTATGGGGGAGTTGTACCAGAGGTGGCGTCGCGCTGTCATTTAGAAACCATCAACCTAGTCATTGAAGAAGCCCTCAATAAGGCCGGACTGACTTGGGCAGAACTCGATGGGATTGGGGTTACTTGCGCCCCTGGCCTGGTGGGTTCTTTGCTGATTGGGGTGATGGCGGCCAAAACTTTAGCCCTTGTCCATCACAAACCCTTGATTGGGGTGCATCATCTTGAGGGTCATATTTACGCGTCTTATTTGGCGAACCCAGGCCTGGAGCCACCCTTTTTATGTCTTTTGGTTTCTGGCGGTCATACTAGCTTGATCCATGTCCAGGCCTGTGGGAAGTATGAAATCTTGGGACAGACGCGGGATGATGCGGCGGGGGAAGCCTTTGATAAGGTGGCCCGCCTTTTACAGTTGGGTTATCCGGGTGGGCCTGCCATGGATCGGGCTGCCAAGGAGGGAAATCCCCATGCTTTTGTCCTTCCCGAAGGGAATGTATCCACCCCAGAGGGCAAAATTCATCCCTATGACACCAGCTTTAGTGGTCTCAAAACTGCCATGGCTCGCTTAATAACCAAACTTCAGGCAGACAAAGGTTCATTACCAACGGCTGACTTGGCGGCCAGTTTTCAAGCAACTGTGGCCCGAGCTTTAACCAAACGGGTGATCAAGGCTGCGTTGGATCGGGGCCTGGGGCATATCGTAATTGGGGGGGGAGTGGCAGCTAACTCAGAACTGCGGCGGCAATTGATGGCGGCAACCACGGCCCATGGCCTGGACGTTACTTTTCCCCCTTTAGCCCTCTGTACAGATAATGCAGCGATGATTGCAGCCGCAGGGGCCGAACACTACCAAAACAATCAAGTCTCTGGGGTAAACTTGGCCACTCACTCTCGCCTAGCCTTAACCCAAGTCAATTCTCTCTACTCAGCGAGCCGATCTGGTTAA
- the xisR gene encoding excisionase family protein, producing MVAEKLGISEGTAKNYRLRGIWIQGIHYQALGDRNCWRAKTGRGPRKILYHLENCQHWLQTRHEPELHEKFCLQYQESLMGGGP from the coding sequence GTGGTTGCTGAGAAACTAGGAATTTCGGAGGGGACCGCCAAAAATTACCGACTCCGGGGGATTTGGATCCAAGGGATCCACTACCAGGCTTTGGGGGATCGGAATTGTTGGCGTGCCAAGACCGGCCGAGGGCCTAGGAAAATCCTTTATCACCTAGAAAATTGCCAACATTGGCTTCAAACCCGTCACGAGCCGGAGCTTCACGAAAAGTTTTGTTTGCAATATCAGGAAAGTTTGATGGGCGGCGGCCCTTGA
- the psaJ gene encoding photosystem I reaction center subunit IX: MKYLLTYLSTAPVLAAVWMAFTAGLLIEFNRFFPDLLFHPL, translated from the coding sequence GTGAAATATTTGCTTACCTATCTTTCCACGGCTCCAGTTTTGGCTGCGGTTTGGATGGCCTTTACCGCTGGTTTGTTAATTGAATTTAATCGCTTTTTCCCCGATTTACTGTTTCATCCCCTCTAG